A single window of Micrococcaceae bacterium Sec5.1 DNA harbors:
- a CDS encoding DoxX family protein, with the protein MKFLHPSPKSSARGVTILRVVFGALIMVHGIQKFMAGHAAFAASVAAMGVQKPEIVAWLVIAGEIGLGLLLVLGALTRVAGFLAAIMFAGIWFVTEAGKPLLTDKSGVTAELLIVYVAISVAFVFLGPGAWSLDRKLARQPMGQRR; encoded by the coding sequence GTGAAATTCCTTCACCCGTCTCCCAAGTCCTCTGCCCGCGGCGTCACGATCCTGCGCGTGGTGTTTGGCGCACTGATCATGGTGCACGGCATCCAAAAGTTCATGGCCGGGCACGCCGCCTTCGCTGCCTCGGTTGCTGCCATGGGCGTGCAGAAGCCCGAGATCGTCGCCTGGCTGGTTATCGCAGGCGAAATCGGATTGGGACTGCTCCTGGTCCTCGGCGCTTTGACCAGGGTGGCCGGCTTCCTTGCGGCAATCATGTTCGCCGGAATCTGGTTCGTGACGGAAGCAGGCAAACCGCTGCTCACAGACAAGTCAGGAGTCACGGCGGAGCTTCTGATCGTCTACGTTGCCATTTCCGTGGCGTTTGTGTTCCTGGGTCCTGGCGCGTGGTCCCTGGACCGGAAGCTGGCCAGGCAGCCGATGGGACAGAGGCGTTAA
- a CDS encoding efflux RND transporter periplasmic adaptor subunit, with translation MGIFRRVILPVAWLVVFAIIAVALVKIAFVDGLKPSDSGPAPLAQVDIPVVPATRATVTNTVEIKGTVQSDAADPVRSTSAGKVIKVFVEQGATVAKGDALFQVKAERAVTFTQPSKDGMSSAPKPVYDYFDILAPSGGTLQSLTTLIDQQVSVGESVGKIDPGTYTVAGSVTAAQQYRLLGKPGPAEIALVGGPAPFQCTEVTLKNNASDDGGGGSGGLSSTGGGAGMGVGGAVAIPGGGGGQSQEGGTPTGTLSCAIPAGHEVFAGLGATMTVSAGVAADVVTVPLTSVKGSVKDGIVWIAGAAGSGAAPEQRTVQLGLNDGALVEVVSGLAEGEQVLEFVPGAPAVPGPMMGPGQAVYGPAG, from the coding sequence ATGGGTATTTTTCGGCGCGTCATTTTGCCGGTTGCCTGGCTAGTGGTTTTCGCAATAATTGCGGTGGCTTTGGTCAAGATCGCTTTCGTAGATGGCCTCAAGCCCTCTGATTCCGGGCCGGCGCCCTTGGCGCAAGTGGACATTCCGGTGGTCCCGGCCACGCGAGCTACGGTCACCAATACTGTGGAAATCAAGGGCACCGTCCAGAGCGATGCAGCCGATCCGGTCCGGAGCACGTCCGCGGGCAAGGTCATCAAGGTTTTCGTCGAACAAGGCGCCACAGTGGCCAAGGGCGATGCCCTGTTCCAGGTCAAGGCCGAGCGCGCAGTGACATTCACGCAGCCGTCCAAGGATGGAATGTCCTCGGCACCGAAGCCCGTCTATGACTACTTCGACATCCTTGCCCCCAGCGGCGGTACGCTGCAGTCCCTGACCACGCTGATCGACCAACAAGTGAGCGTCGGGGAAAGCGTTGGGAAGATCGACCCCGGCACCTACACCGTGGCCGGCTCAGTAACCGCCGCCCAGCAGTACCGTCTGCTCGGCAAGCCGGGCCCGGCGGAGATCGCTTTGGTGGGTGGACCGGCGCCGTTCCAGTGCACCGAAGTGACACTGAAGAACAACGCTTCCGACGACGGCGGAGGCGGCTCGGGTGGTTTGTCGTCCACAGGCGGAGGTGCTGGGATGGGCGTCGGCGGGGCAGTGGCAATCCCGGGTGGAGGCGGTGGCCAGTCGCAGGAAGGTGGCACGCCCACGGGAACGCTTAGTTGCGCAATCCCTGCTGGGCATGAGGTCTTCGCAGGCCTTGGAGCGACCATGACCGTCAGCGCTGGAGTCGCCGCTGATGTGGTGACGGTTCCTTTGACCTCGGTGAAGGGCAGCGTGAAGGACGGTATCGTCTGGATAGCGGGCGCAGCCGGGAGCGGCGCAGCGCCCGAGCAGCGCACGGTCCAGCTGGGCCTGAATGATGGTGCGTTGGTTGAAGTGGTTTCAGGGCTGGCCGAGGGCGAGCAAGTGCTTGAGTTCGTGCCCGGGGCTCCAGCTGTCCCAGGTCCCATGATGGGGCCGGGACAAGCCGTCTACGGACCGGCAGGCTGA
- a CDS encoding ABC transporter ATP-binding protein yields MTGTAEAVESNKETLVSLRSVTRSVTLPDEQQLHILRGIDLEVQSGDHTAIVGRSGCGKSTLLNLLGLLDVPTSGELEFLGNPAERLSSNARARLRGSTVGFVFQQFNLLPGRNALDNVITPLFYAKGREFWRRRELAMDMLDRVGLAARANTMPNMLSGGEQQRVAIARALVRRPRLILADEPTGALDVETGQAVMALLDTVATETAAALVTITHDTNVAALARACYRLDAGVLTPLTVAETAGVSA; encoded by the coding sequence ATGACGGGAACAGCAGAGGCAGTAGAAAGCAACAAGGAAACCCTTGTCAGTCTCCGGTCAGTCACCCGTTCCGTGACGCTGCCGGATGAGCAGCAACTGCACATTCTCCGCGGCATCGATCTTGAGGTCCAGAGCGGTGATCACACGGCCATTGTTGGCCGTTCAGGATGCGGAAAATCGACGCTGCTCAACCTCTTGGGCCTCCTGGATGTCCCCACCTCCGGTGAGCTGGAATTCCTCGGCAACCCTGCCGAGCGGCTGAGCAGCAACGCCCGTGCCCGCCTGCGTGGATCAACCGTGGGTTTCGTGTTCCAGCAATTCAACCTGTTGCCGGGCCGCAATGCCCTGGACAACGTCATCACGCCGCTCTTTTACGCCAAAGGCCGCGAGTTCTGGCGCCGGCGTGAACTGGCCATGGACATGCTGGACCGCGTGGGCCTGGCAGCGCGGGCCAACACCATGCCGAACATGCTTTCCGGTGGGGAGCAGCAGCGTGTGGCGATCGCCCGGGCGTTGGTCCGCAGGCCACGGCTAATTCTGGCGGATGAACCAACAGGCGCCTTGGACGTGGAAACCGGACAGGCTGTCATGGCATTGTTGGACACCGTGGCCACGGAAACCGCGGCCGCACTGGTGACCATCACGCACGATACCAATGTGGCCGCCCTGGCACGCGCCTGCTATCGATTGGACGCCGGAGTGCTCACGCCGCTGACAGTTGCCGAAACAGCAGGAGTCAGCGCATGA
- a CDS encoding Gfo/Idh/MocA family oxidoreductase — protein MTLPIAKPWLSSQTNQDPRAATGRRLRWGVVSTGNIANSVSQDLSLLEDAELYAVSSRTQAAADAFAHTLGFAKAYGNDAGVPGYQRLFDDPAVDVVYVATPHAQHFQIAAAALRAGKHVLCEKALTINAREATELVKLAREHKVFFMEAVWSRFLPSMQRAFSIAASGEIGHTQWVSADLGFPAPYDPSARIWALNDGGGALLDITVYPLLWALGTLGFPQSVTAIGTLNEDGVDTQNALTLGYASGAQAQLTSSLTAHGPRTATVAGGLGYLQTVGSVNNPRELLIRVGWDEPRHERFDVVGVGYTYELREVTRCIQQGLTESPVMPLEDSINVMRLFDGVRSQLGIRYPNDAR, from the coding sequence ATGACGCTTCCTATCGCCAAACCGTGGCTGTCCAGCCAGACCAACCAGGATCCCCGGGCTGCCACCGGCCGCCGCTTGCGCTGGGGAGTGGTGTCCACGGGCAACATCGCCAACAGCGTTTCCCAGGACCTTTCCCTGCTGGAGGATGCAGAACTCTACGCGGTGAGCTCCAGGACCCAGGCAGCCGCGGACGCTTTTGCGCACACACTTGGTTTCGCCAAGGCCTACGGGAACGACGCCGGTGTCCCCGGCTACCAGCGGTTGTTCGACGATCCGGCCGTGGACGTGGTCTACGTGGCAACACCCCACGCCCAGCACTTCCAGATTGCGGCAGCGGCATTGCGGGCCGGCAAGCACGTCCTGTGCGAGAAGGCCCTCACCATCAACGCCCGCGAAGCCACCGAGCTGGTGAAGTTGGCCCGCGAGCACAAGGTCTTCTTCATGGAGGCCGTCTGGAGCCGGTTCCTGCCCAGCATGCAGCGCGCCTTTTCCATCGCAGCATCAGGGGAAATCGGGCACACCCAGTGGGTCAGCGCGGACCTCGGATTCCCTGCCCCTTACGACCCCTCGGCCCGGATCTGGGCACTCAATGATGGTGGCGGTGCGCTACTGGACATCACCGTCTACCCACTGCTCTGGGCTTTGGGAACATTGGGCTTCCCACAGTCTGTTACCGCGATCGGCACCCTGAACGAGGACGGCGTTGACACCCAGAATGCGCTGACACTCGGTTACGCCAGCGGCGCCCAGGCGCAGCTGACGTCGTCCCTGACCGCCCATGGACCCAGGACTGCAACAGTGGCCGGCGGGCTCGGGTATCTGCAGACCGTTGGTTCCGTGAACAATCCGCGGGAACTGCTGATCCGTGTTGGTTGGGACGAGCCGCGGCATGAACGGTTCGATGTGGTGGGCGTGGGCTACACCTACGAACTCCGCGAAGTGACCCGGTGCATCCAACAAGGCCTGACGGAGAGTCCCGTGATGCCGTTGGAGGACTCCATCAACGTCATGCGCTTGTTCGACGGCGTGCGGTCACAGTTGGGCATCCGGTACCCGAACGACGCGCGGTGA
- a CDS encoding NADP-dependent isocitrate dehydrogenase encodes MAKIIYTHTDEAPMLATYSFLPIVEAYASTAGVEVETRDISLAGRIIAVFGDFLTEEQRTGNALTELGELAKQPEANIIKLPNISASVPQLKAAIAELQSQGFALPDYPDNPSSDTETDIRSRYDKIKGSAVNPVLREGNSDRRAPLSVKNYARQNPHSMGAWSADSKTNVATMGQNDFRSNEKSVVLKGDDSLTIQLVREDGTTKVLKKDFPVLAGEVVDATVLRADALDEFLKAQVARAKEEGILFSAHLKATMMKVSDPIIFGHVVKAYFSELFDTYGKQLAAAGISPNNGLAAILSGLEDLPEDVREGVKAAITKGLEDGPALAMVDSDKGITSLHVPSDIIVDASMPAMIRSSGHMWGPDGKEADTLAVIPDSSYAGVYQVVLDDCRANGAFDPTTMGTVPNVGLMAQAAEEYGSHDKTFEVQAAGTMQLVDSKGNVLTEHQVSPGDIWRACQTKDVPVRDWVKLAVNRARASQTPTVFWLDKGRAHDANLIAKVTEYLKEHDTEGLQIEIMSPEEATAFTLERIRKGEDTISVTGNVLRDYLTDLFPILELGTSAKMLSVVPLINGGGLFETGAGGSAPKHVQQLIKENHLRWDSLGEFLALAVSFEHLATTTGNARAQVLADTLDRATGTFLLENKSPRRSVGELDNRGSHFYLAMYWAQELAKQTEDAELAKDFAAIADALTSNEEVIVGELNAVQGPGVDLGGYYRPDAAKAAEIMRPSATFNKVVATLS; translated from the coding sequence ATGGCCAAGATTATCTATACCCACACAGACGAAGCGCCGATGCTGGCTACCTACTCATTCCTGCCGATTGTGGAAGCTTATGCCTCGACCGCAGGTGTGGAGGTCGAGACCCGCGATATTTCGCTGGCAGGCCGCATCATCGCCGTTTTCGGCGATTTCCTCACTGAAGAGCAGCGCACGGGCAACGCCCTGACTGAACTTGGCGAGCTGGCAAAGCAGCCGGAAGCCAACATCATCAAGCTGCCCAACATCAGCGCCTCCGTGCCGCAGCTCAAGGCTGCCATCGCCGAACTCCAGTCCCAGGGCTTCGCCCTCCCGGACTACCCGGACAACCCTTCCTCGGACACCGAGACGGACATCCGCTCGCGCTACGACAAGATCAAGGGTTCCGCTGTGAACCCGGTGCTGCGCGAAGGCAACTCTGACCGCCGCGCACCCCTGTCGGTAAAGAATTACGCCCGTCAGAACCCGCACTCCATGGGTGCCTGGTCTGCCGATTCCAAGACCAACGTTGCCACCATGGGCCAGAACGATTTCCGCTCCAATGAGAAGTCCGTTGTGCTCAAGGGTGACGATTCCCTCACCATCCAGCTGGTCCGCGAAGACGGCACCACCAAGGTCCTCAAGAAGGATTTCCCCGTCCTGGCCGGCGAAGTTGTGGACGCTACCGTCCTCCGCGCAGACGCCCTGGACGAGTTCCTCAAGGCGCAGGTTGCCCGGGCCAAGGAAGAGGGCATCCTCTTCTCCGCACACCTGAAGGCCACCATGATGAAGGTCTCGGACCCCATCATCTTCGGCCACGTGGTCAAGGCTTACTTCTCCGAGCTGTTCGATACTTATGGCAAGCAGCTCGCAGCCGCAGGCATCAGCCCGAACAATGGTCTCGCAGCCATCCTCAGCGGTCTTGAAGACCTGCCGGAAGACGTTCGCGAAGGCGTTAAGGCTGCCATCACCAAGGGCCTCGAAGACGGTCCGGCCCTGGCAATGGTGGACTCGGACAAGGGCATCACCAGCCTGCACGTTCCGTCGGACATCATCGTCGACGCCTCCATGCCGGCCATGATTCGTTCCTCCGGCCACATGTGGGGCCCGGACGGCAAGGAAGCTGACACCCTCGCCGTCATCCCGGACAGCTCCTACGCCGGTGTCTACCAGGTTGTCCTGGACGATTGCCGTGCCAATGGCGCGTTCGATCCCACCACGATGGGCACCGTTCCCAACGTGGGCCTCATGGCACAGGCGGCCGAGGAATACGGCAGCCACGACAAAACCTTCGAAGTCCAGGCAGCCGGCACCATGCAGCTGGTGGACAGCAAGGGCAACGTCCTCACTGAGCACCAGGTTTCCCCGGGTGACATCTGGCGCGCATGCCAGACCAAGGATGTCCCCGTCCGCGACTGGGTCAAGCTTGCCGTCAACCGCGCCCGCGCTTCCCAGACCCCGACCGTTTTCTGGCTGGACAAGGGCCGTGCGCACGACGCCAACCTCATCGCCAAGGTCACCGAGTACCTCAAGGAACACGACACCGAGGGCCTGCAGATCGAGATCATGTCCCCGGAGGAAGCAACAGCCTTCACCCTGGAGCGCATCCGCAAGGGCGAGGACACCATCTCCGTCACCGGTAACGTCCTCCGCGACTACCTCACGGATCTGTTCCCGATCCTTGAGCTCGGCACCAGCGCCAAGATGCTTTCCGTCGTTCCGTTGATCAACGGTGGTGGCCTCTTCGAGACCGGTGCAGGCGGATCCGCTCCCAAGCACGTCCAGCAGCTGATCAAGGAAAACCACCTTCGCTGGGACAGCCTGGGTGAATTCCTCGCCCTGGCTGTCAGCTTCGAGCACCTTGCCACCACCACTGGCAACGCCCGCGCCCAGGTCCTTGCCGATACACTGGACCGCGCCACGGGTACGTTCCTGCTGGAAAACAAGTCCCCTCGCCGCAGCGTTGGCGAGCTGGACAACCGCGGAAGCCACTTCTACCTGGCCATGTACTGGGCACAGGAACTGGCCAAGCAGACCGAGGATGCAGAGCTTGCCAAGGACTTCGCTGCCATCGCTGACGCCCTGACCTCCAACGAGGAAGTCATCGTCGGCGAGCTGAACGCAGTCCAGGGTCCCGGCGTCGATCTGGGCGGCTACTACCGTCCGGATGCTGCCAAGGCCGCTGAAATCATGCGCCCGTCAGCTACGTTCAACAAGGTCGTCGCGACCCTGAGCTAG
- a CDS encoding FAD-dependent oxidoreductase, whose translation MEPDSGPTVDGAGMVDVVVVGGGAMGSAAAWQLARSGKSVVLLEQFEAGHHIGASHGATRNFNTAYAEADYLDLLAEAKTLWDELAAETGAPLLDLVGLANHGNVERLRTIRAAHQERGIESYFISADEAMDRWQGMNFATDVLFVPGSGRIRSANALVALRKAGESRGAIFKYSTPVHDIRIDGAESVVVVTDETEYTANNVVVTAGAWTNKVIGEQAKLPPLVVTQEQPAHFTPLDNTLVWPSFNHSPDVDDPAYEYWYSPVYGMLTPGEGVKAGWHGVGPVMDPDERTFQPIPEQLDALVRYAQEWLPGVDPSTAVPISCTYTTTPTEDFVLDRFGPLVVGAGFSGHGFKFTPAIGRVLKDIVDGGVAPQRFLAER comes from the coding sequence ATGGAACCTGATAGTGGGCCAACGGTGGATGGAGCAGGCATGGTGGACGTCGTAGTTGTTGGCGGAGGAGCAATGGGGTCGGCCGCCGCTTGGCAGTTGGCCCGGAGCGGTAAGTCCGTGGTCCTGTTGGAGCAGTTCGAGGCCGGTCACCACATCGGGGCTTCCCACGGCGCCACCCGCAACTTCAACACCGCCTACGCCGAGGCCGACTACCTGGACCTTCTCGCCGAAGCCAAGACCCTCTGGGATGAGCTCGCTGCGGAAACCGGGGCGCCGCTGCTGGACCTCGTGGGGCTGGCGAACCACGGCAACGTCGAGCGACTCCGGACCATTCGCGCAGCCCACCAGGAACGCGGCATCGAGAGCTACTTCATCTCAGCGGACGAGGCGATGGACCGGTGGCAAGGCATGAACTTCGCCACGGACGTCCTCTTCGTTCCGGGCTCCGGACGCATCCGATCGGCCAATGCGCTGGTGGCACTTCGAAAGGCTGGGGAGTCCCGCGGCGCCATCTTCAAATACTCGACGCCGGTCCACGACATCCGCATCGACGGTGCCGAAAGCGTGGTCGTGGTGACGGACGAGACCGAGTACACAGCAAACAACGTGGTAGTCACCGCCGGTGCGTGGACGAACAAGGTCATCGGCGAGCAAGCGAAGCTACCGCCGTTGGTGGTTACGCAGGAGCAGCCCGCCCACTTCACGCCCTTGGACAATACGCTGGTGTGGCCAAGCTTCAACCACAGCCCGGACGTGGATGATCCTGCCTACGAATACTGGTACAGCCCCGTTTACGGGATGCTCACACCAGGCGAAGGCGTCAAAGCTGGTTGGCATGGTGTCGGACCTGTCATGGACCCGGACGAGCGCACGTTCCAGCCCATACCCGAGCAGCTCGATGCCTTGGTGCGATACGCCCAAGAGTGGCTTCCCGGCGTCGACCCTTCAACCGCGGTTCCCATCAGCTGCACCTACACCACCACGCCCACGGAGGACTTCGTGCTGGATCGCTTTGGACCCCTGGTAGTGGGCGCCGGGTTCTCCGGGCATGGTTTCAAGTTCACACCGGCTATTGGCCGGGTGCTGAAAGACATCGTCGACGGCGGCGTGGCGCCTCAGCGGTTCCTGGCCGAGCGTTAA
- a CDS encoding FtsX-like permease family protein → MTGFMSTMVEAWQELRINKVRILLALLGVALSVAALTSVAGIGSLVREGIKVQSERNGGRVATLALSVNGPSSPDAAKLEKVYEGIQQRFGITTSTHVGRTQAGFQFPRGVTNVDVTIVDIGYGIIHRVPLTQGTWFAADDNQRLAPAVVVSEAFYNQAGMPNLTTSPTVTIPGDHPATAVIIGVVPDAYPQQPPAAFILTAGAAMTGMESQMSEFKMWVGEDQADSLAAAISADLQGQFPGYYAQASRMDFAAYGDPLGPAQWIVGGVAGLVLLLGAVGMLNISMVTVRYRVREIGIRRSFGATSGRIFFGVMMESVVATAVAGLVGVMLAVAVVKNPWIESKVAPGLTEYPSFPVDAALLGFGAAVLVGALAGAIPALVAVRVKVIDAIRF, encoded by the coding sequence ATGACCGGCTTCATGTCCACGATGGTGGAAGCATGGCAGGAACTCCGGATCAATAAAGTGCGCATCCTCTTGGCCCTCCTCGGCGTGGCCCTTTCCGTGGCAGCGTTGACCTCGGTGGCAGGAATCGGCAGCCTGGTCCGTGAAGGGATCAAGGTGCAGTCCGAACGCAACGGTGGCCGCGTAGCCACCCTGGCATTGAGCGTGAACGGCCCATCTTCGCCTGACGCTGCGAAGCTGGAGAAGGTCTACGAAGGCATTCAACAGCGCTTCGGCATCACCACGTCCACCCATGTGGGCAGGACCCAGGCGGGCTTCCAGTTTCCGCGTGGCGTGACCAACGTTGACGTGACCATCGTGGACATTGGATACGGCATCATCCACCGCGTTCCGCTAACTCAGGGAACCTGGTTCGCCGCCGACGACAACCAACGGCTCGCACCCGCCGTCGTCGTCTCCGAAGCTTTCTACAACCAGGCGGGAATGCCCAACCTGACCACCAGCCCAACGGTGACCATCCCGGGGGATCACCCTGCCACTGCGGTGATTATCGGCGTCGTGCCTGATGCCTATCCGCAGCAACCTCCGGCCGCTTTCATCCTCACCGCCGGTGCCGCAATGACCGGAATGGAATCCCAAATGTCCGAGTTCAAGATGTGGGTGGGCGAGGACCAGGCCGATTCCCTGGCCGCTGCTATTTCCGCGGATCTCCAAGGTCAATTTCCCGGGTATTACGCCCAAGCCAGCCGAATGGACTTCGCCGCCTACGGTGACCCGCTCGGACCGGCCCAGTGGATCGTGGGCGGCGTAGCCGGATTGGTGCTCCTGCTCGGGGCAGTGGGAATGCTCAACATCTCCATGGTCACCGTGCGCTACAGGGTAAGGGAAATCGGCATCCGGCGAAGCTTCGGCGCAACCTCCGGCCGCATCTTCTTCGGCGTCATGATGGAATCCGTCGTAGCCACCGCGGTCGCCGGCCTGGTGGGCGTCATGCTGGCGGTAGCAGTGGTGAAGAATCCCTGGATCGAATCAAAGGTAGCGCCGGGATTGACCGAATACCCGTCCTTCCCCGTCGATGCCGCGCTCCTGGGCTTTGGCGCGGCTGTCCTTGTGGGCGCACTCGCCGGAGCCATTCCTGCGCTCGTGGCGGTGCGCGTCAAGGTCATCGATGCGATCCGCTTTTGA